A genome region from Mycobacterium florentinum includes the following:
- a CDS encoding HD domain-containing protein, protein MDSQLMDTIADIEIPDTALVRAITAHIRDAEDDLLFDHSRRVFLFGALQGRRRGLEPNLELLYAGAMFHDIGLTSRYRTSQLRFEVDSANAALQFLLERGVDQADADKVWLSIALHTTPGIPEFLAPEVALVTAGVETDVLGIDRDELSPEALAAVTAAHPRPDFKRRILAAFNDGMEHRPHSTFGTVNDDVLAHFDPTFVRDNFVDIILSNTWPE, encoded by the coding sequence ATGGATAGTCAGTTGATGGACACCATTGCCGACATCGAGATACCCGACACCGCACTGGTGCGCGCGATCACCGCCCATATCCGCGATGCCGAAGACGACCTGCTCTTCGACCACTCCCGCCGGGTGTTTCTGTTCGGGGCCCTGCAGGGACGCCGGCGCGGACTGGAACCCAACCTGGAGCTGCTCTACGCCGGGGCGATGTTCCACGACATCGGCCTCACCTCGCGCTACCGCACCTCGCAGCTGCGTTTCGAGGTCGACAGCGCCAACGCTGCGCTGCAGTTCCTGTTGGAGCGCGGCGTCGATCAGGCCGACGCCGACAAGGTGTGGCTGAGCATCGCGTTGCATACGACGCCCGGGATCCCCGAGTTCCTGGCACCCGAAGTCGCGCTGGTGACGGCGGGCGTCGAAACCGACGTGCTGGGGATCGACCGCGACGAGCTTTCGCCTGAGGCGCTCGCCGCGGTCACCGCTGCTCATCCGCGTCCGGATTTCAAGCGGCGCATCCTGGCTGCGTTCAACGATGGGATGGAGCACCGACCGCACAGCACCTTCGGCACGGTCAACGACGACGTGCTCGCGCACTTCGATCCGACATTCGTCCGCGACAACTTCGTCGACATCATCCTCAGCAACACCTGGCCCGAGTAG
- a CDS encoding GlxA family transcriptional regulator encodes MAEAGARSRVVVIVVFDGVTLLDVAGAGEVFVEANRFGADYRLKIASVDGCDVTSSIGTRLGVTDRLSAIDSADTVMVAGSDNLPGRAIDPALVEAVRSVGARTRRLASICTGSFILAQAGLLSGRRATTHWHETRRLARAFGDVTVEPDAIFVRDGDVFTSAGVSSGIDLALALVEMDYGTELVRDVARWLVVYLKRAGGQSQFSVLVEADPPSGSPLRTVTDAITADPASDHSVSKLAAKASLSTRQLTRLFQSELGMTPARYVELVRIDFARAALEAGRSVTETAHLAGFGSIETLRRVFVNHLGISPKAYRDRFRTACA; translated from the coding sequence GTGGCCGAAGCCGGAGCGCGTTCGCGGGTGGTGGTAATCGTCGTCTTCGACGGGGTGACGCTGTTGGACGTCGCGGGAGCCGGTGAGGTCTTCGTCGAGGCCAACCGGTTCGGCGCCGACTACCGGCTCAAAATCGCGTCGGTGGACGGGTGCGACGTGACCAGCTCGATCGGGACGCGATTGGGCGTCACCGACCGCCTGTCGGCCATCGATTCGGCCGATACCGTCATGGTCGCCGGCAGCGACAACCTGCCCGGACGAGCGATCGACCCCGCGTTGGTGGAGGCCGTCAGATCCGTGGGGGCACGGACCCGCCGGCTGGCCTCGATATGCACGGGTTCGTTCATCCTCGCGCAGGCCGGCCTGCTCAGCGGCCGGCGCGCCACCACGCATTGGCACGAGACGCGGCGGTTGGCCCGGGCGTTCGGGGATGTCACCGTCGAGCCGGACGCGATCTTCGTCCGCGACGGCGACGTCTTCACCTCCGCCGGAGTTTCCTCGGGCATCGACCTGGCCCTGGCGTTGGTCGAAATGGATTACGGGACGGAGCTGGTCCGCGACGTGGCCCGGTGGTTGGTCGTCTATCTCAAACGCGCGGGCGGGCAGTCGCAGTTCTCGGTGCTGGTCGAGGCCGACCCGCCGTCGGGATCGCCGCTGCGCACGGTCACCGATGCGATCACGGCCGATCCCGCGTCCGATCACAGCGTGTCGAAGCTCGCGGCCAAGGCGTCGTTGAGTACCCGTCAGCTGACCCGGCTATTTCAGTCCGAGCTGGGGATGACGCCGGCGCGCTACGTCGAGCTGGTGCGCATCGACTTCGCCCGCGCCGCGCTCGAAGCCGGCCGAAGCGTCACGGAGACAGCGCATCTCGCGGGTTTCGGCAGCATCGAAACCCTGCGCCGGGTGTTCGTCAACCACCTGGGCATCAGCCCGAAGGCCTACCGGGACAGGTTCCGCACGGCCTGCGCGTGA